The Streptomyces luteogriseus genome includes a window with the following:
- a CDS encoding helicase associated domain-containing protein, with protein MGPQLRRRQAVLRTRRAPARTPANTSNRSSSHGDRNNGNDEDQEQRQLRLGAWVGNQRSRAATLSPDRIEQLSAIGMRWT; from the coding sequence GTGGGCCCTCAACTACGCCGCCGCCAAGCAGTACTACGAACGCGAAGGGCACCTGCGCGTACCCCCGCAAACACATCGAACAGATCGTCATCCCACGGCGACAGGAACAACGGCAACGACGAGGACCAGGAGCAGCGCCAGCTCCGACTCGGCGCATGGGTCGGGAATCAGAGATCCAGAGCCGCGACGCTGTCGCCGGACCGGATCGAACAGCTGTCCGCCATCGGCATGCGCTGGACATGA
- a CDS encoding DNA-binding protein translates to MEAKVLRACWKWRNYPPGHEGGGARADAEVLLNAAGRQLLAGICGVEEDVLARALPSWEEGDTKLRAEDGDPVGLWRIGGAVAGPVAFGCRLCTARRTGTALRAVRYAPRWERACVRHGRWQLDADANQPLEHLDLRGLPEVVAAQRRWAGVARRAVRAGAESERVFSLAQAVVARWWEQALQWERETIWPRRLHQVAGGDAGGALERWRIVGRDAVVFPEVVAVADALLDPAMAELVWADSGAGRPRALPAEGMFCRRLGERLGRGWLGPLAATDHGGPLIAWMGSVIRLRRGAGGPPGYDNDPWWLRQEHQSATMAGQLRVLGKEKKAPGSGTMWRAAVPAEQRRLITSAIDSAEEQLLQLRGVQTGPTAEVARRLLRGLGHSAGLIENAWKRTALAAVNGGVPLEEVARWVDVPVEVLRQMLTAGRQETGG, encoded by the coding sequence ATGGAAGCGAAGGTGCTGCGGGCATGCTGGAAGTGGCGCAACTACCCGCCTGGGCACGAGGGCGGAGGCGCACGGGCCGACGCCGAGGTGCTGCTGAACGCAGCCGGACGCCAGCTCCTGGCAGGCATATGCGGCGTCGAGGAAGACGTGCTGGCACGGGCGTTGCCGTCCTGGGAAGAAGGGGACACCAAGCTGCGCGCCGAGGATGGCGATCCGGTGGGGCTGTGGCGGATCGGTGGCGCGGTGGCCGGGCCGGTGGCGTTTGGCTGCCGGCTGTGTACGGCCCGGCGTACGGGGACGGCTCTGCGGGCGGTGCGGTACGCGCCGCGGTGGGAGCGGGCGTGTGTTCGGCATGGGCGGTGGCAGCTGGACGCGGACGCCAACCAGCCTCTTGAGCACCTCGATCTGCGTGGTCTGCCGGAGGTTGTGGCGGCGCAGCGGCGGTGGGCCGGTGTGGCGCGGCGGGCGGTGCGGGCCGGTGCGGAGTCGGAGCGGGTGTTCTCGCTGGCGCAGGCGGTGGTGGCCCGGTGGTGGGAGCAGGCCCTGCAGTGGGAGCGGGAGACGATCTGGCCGCGGCGCCTGCACCAGGTCGCGGGCGGGGATGCAGGCGGTGCTCTGGAGCGGTGGCGGATCGTGGGGCGGGACGCGGTCGTCTTCCCGGAGGTGGTGGCGGTGGCCGACGCTTTGCTGGACCCGGCCATGGCCGAGCTGGTGTGGGCTGACAGCGGTGCCGGGCGGCCGCGGGCGCTGCCCGCCGAGGGGATGTTCTGCCGCAGGCTCGGTGAGCGGCTGGGGCGGGGGTGGCTGGGGCCGCTGGCCGCGACGGACCACGGCGGGCCGCTCATCGCGTGGATGGGCAGCGTGATCCGCCTTCGCCGCGGCGCCGGCGGGCCGCCCGGGTACGACAACGACCCGTGGTGGCTGCGGCAGGAACACCAGAGCGCGACCATGGCCGGGCAGCTGCGGGTGCTGGGCAAGGAGAAGAAGGCGCCCGGTTCGGGGACGATGTGGCGGGCTGCGGTGCCCGCCGAGCAGCGCAGGCTGATCACCAGCGCTATCGACAGCGCCGAGGAGCAGCTGCTGCAGCTGCGCGGGGTACAGACCGGTCCGACCGCCGAGGTCGCCCGGCGGCTGCTGCGCGGGCTCGGTCACAGTGCCGGCCTGATCGAGAACGCCTGGAAACGGACCGCCCTGGCGGCGGTGAACGGCGGGGTGCCGCTTGAGGAGGTGGCCCGGTGGGTTGACGTGCCCGTTGAGGTGCTCAGGCAGATGCTGACGGCGGGCAGGCAGGAGACCGGCGGCTGA
- a CDS encoding TnsA-like heteromeric transposase endonuclease subunit, protein MDQGSGFEAVFLDPVGQAVQQRWADAAMTVAFEELPPVSAFPVVPGRRWGPGLWWSATTGRHVAAGSNAMRAQLMVLDRDPDVTGLAGRPVRLLWRNPRGQVRSWVPQLFARRTDGTALLADCPSHAGADGERARGAAKAVAEACAHIGWSYRRLTPLDDVLAANLKWLAGYRHPRNAGQPGLMPAVLEAFTRPRPLIEGASAAGDPIKVLPAVFHALWHGQLTAGLDTPLHERVPVGPRDWSGPQTGDAG, encoded by the coding sequence GTGGACCAGGGCAGCGGGTTCGAGGCGGTGTTCCTTGACCCAGTGGGGCAGGCGGTCCAGCAGCGGTGGGCGGATGCCGCCATGACCGTGGCGTTCGAGGAACTGCCGCCGGTATCGGCGTTCCCGGTGGTCCCGGGACGCCGCTGGGGGCCGGGACTTTGGTGGTCGGCGACCACCGGGCGGCACGTAGCCGCCGGGTCCAACGCGATGCGCGCCCAGCTGATGGTCCTGGACCGCGACCCGGACGTGACCGGCCTGGCGGGGCGGCCGGTGCGGCTGCTGTGGCGTAATCCCCGCGGGCAGGTGCGCTCCTGGGTGCCGCAGCTCTTCGCCCGTCGTACCGACGGCACCGCGCTGCTCGCCGACTGTCCCAGCCACGCGGGCGCCGACGGCGAACGCGCCCGGGGCGCCGCCAAGGCCGTCGCGGAAGCGTGCGCGCACATCGGCTGGAGCTACCGGCGCCTGACACCGCTCGACGACGTACTGGCCGCCAACCTGAAATGGCTGGCCGGCTACCGCCATCCCCGCAACGCCGGCCAGCCCGGCCTGATGCCCGCTGTCTTGGAGGCGTTCACGCGGCCGCGGCCGCTGATCGAAGGCGCCAGCGCGGCCGGCGACCCCATCAAGGTCCTGCCCGCCGTCTTTCACGCCCTGTGGCACGGACAGCTGACGGCCGGCCTGGACACGCCGCTGCACGAACGCGTCCCCGTCGGCCCGCGGGACTGGAGCGGCCCCCAGACCGGAGATGCCGGGTGA